A genomic window from Candidatus Bathyarchaeota archaeon includes:
- a CDS encoding SLBB domain-containing protein produces MKLVDLQTIAENEVDFQRSYKHRINVCSSSGCILFGALKILKAFKDAVKEFGLEKECKVARTGCIGTCSVGPAVLIEPGDYLYQNVSTEKVREIVRDHIVLGLPIKEMLYKNESFFKKQKRLVLKNAGKIDPHRIQDYIAMGGYSALVKCLATMTPQGVICEVTSSGLRGRGGAGFPTGQKWSLVARAHSSPKYIVANLDEGDPGVFANRTLAEADPHAILEGMLIAAYAIGAEKGYLYIRAEYPLAIQTLQKAIAQARSMSLLGDSILETPFKFNVELRLGAGAFIAGEETAILASIEGKRAMPKPRPPYPATYGLWGKPTLIQNVETLANIPMIVLNGGLWFSKTGTTECTGTKCFSLTGNINNPGLIEVSMGTTLREVVFDIGGGVQNERNFKAVLVGGPSGGCLPEALLDQPIDYESLKSVGAIMGSGGIVVLDDGSCMVDTAKFFTEFCVEESCGKCTPCRAGLARVKEIFEAITKGSARLEDITTLEKVSAYIMDASLCGLGQTAPNPVITTLRYFKNEYLQHITEKTCQAGKCFKKEEGEQKQ; encoded by the coding sequence TTGAAACTAGTTGACCTTCAGACAATAGCTGAAAATGAAGTAGACTTCCAAAGATCCTACAAACATAGAATAAACGTGTGTTCTTCAAGCGGCTGTATACTCTTCGGTGCACTTAAAATTTTGAAAGCCTTCAAAGATGCAGTTAAAGAATTTGGGCTAGAAAAAGAATGCAAAGTCGCAAGAACTGGATGCATAGGCACTTGCTCTGTAGGACCAGCAGTCCTAATCGAACCGGGTGATTACCTTTACCAGAATGTCTCTACAGAAAAAGTTCGAGAAATAGTAAGAGACCACATAGTTTTAGGTTTACCCATAAAAGAAATGCTATACAAAAACGAATCTTTCTTTAAAAAACAAAAACGACTAGTTCTAAAAAACGCAGGCAAAATAGACCCCCACAGAATTCAAGACTACATCGCGATGGGAGGATACTCTGCCCTCGTCAAATGTTTAGCAACAATGACTCCCCAAGGAGTTATATGTGAAGTTACTAGTAGCGGACTCAGAGGCAGAGGAGGCGCAGGCTTTCCAACAGGTCAAAAATGGAGTCTCGTAGCAAGAGCTCACAGCTCCCCAAAATACATTGTAGCTAACCTAGACGAAGGAGACCCAGGAGTCTTCGCAAACCGAACTTTAGCTGAAGCTGACCCTCATGCAATACTTGAAGGAATGCTAATCGCCGCTTATGCCATAGGCGCAGAAAAAGGATACCTCTACATAAGAGCTGAATACCCCCTAGCAATCCAAACCCTGCAAAAAGCCATTGCCCAAGCTAGATCAATGTCTCTTTTAGGAGATAGTATCCTTGAAACACCCTTCAAATTTAATGTCGAACTCAGACTAGGAGCAGGAGCGTTTATAGCCGGAGAAGAAACCGCCATACTTGCATCTATTGAAGGCAAAAGAGCAATGCCCAAACCTCGCCCACCATACCCCGCAACCTATGGATTATGGGGAAAACCAACACTTATCCAGAACGTCGAAACACTAGCAAATATTCCTATGATTGTTCTAAACGGCGGCTTATGGTTCTCCAAAACTGGCACAACTGAATGCACCGGAACTAAATGCTTCTCATTGACTGGCAACATCAACAACCCCGGACTAATAGAAGTATCAATGGGAACCACACTTCGAGAAGTTGTTTTCGACATAGGAGGAGGAGTGCAAAACGAAAGAAACTTTAAAGCAGTTTTAGTTGGTGGTCCCTCTGGAGGATGTCTACCTGAAGCTCTTCTGGACCAACCAATAGATTATGAATCCCTGAAAAGCGTTGGAGCAATAATGGGATCTGGCGGAATCGTCGTTCTAGATGACGGCTCCTGCATGGTTGATACTGCAAAGTTTTTCACAGAATTTTGTGTAGAAGAATCCTGTGGCAAATGTACTCCATGCAGGGCAGGTCTTGCAAGAGTAAAAGAAATTTTCGAAGCAATCACTAAAGGAAGCGCCAGACTGGAAGACATAACAACATTAGAGAAAGTTAGCGCCTATATCATGGATGCCAGTCTTTGCGGTCTTGGACAAACTGCACCAAAT
- a CDS encoding NAD(P)H-dependent oxidoreductase subunit E, with protein MDLKNVGDASVGGIFLAKDDNRRMLLEKTLKEYNYEGSSLLEILHKAQGIYGFLDKKLLMDISQSLSLPPSHVLGVATFYSYFNLEKPGDHIVTGCLGTACYVKGVEDIMQAIENEFKIKRGKTTADGKLSLFVTRCIGACAMSPAVIVDDEVVGKSTKEIVIKKIKHLLKGGENIETS; from the coding sequence ATGGATTTAAAAAATGTTGGGGATGCCAGTGTCGGAGGAATTTTTTTGGCAAAAGATGATAATCGTCGTATGCTGTTAGAGAAAACATTAAAAGAATACAACTATGAAGGAAGCAGTCTTCTGGAAATCCTTCATAAAGCCCAAGGAATCTACGGATTCCTTGACAAAAAACTGCTAATGGACATTTCTCAATCGCTTAGTCTTCCCCCAAGTCATGTGTTGGGTGTAGCAACATTCTACAGCTACTTCAACTTGGAAAAACCAGGAGACCACATAGTTACAGGCTGCCTTGGAACCGCTTGTTACGTGAAAGGCGTTGAAGACATCATGCAAGCCATCGAAAACGAATTCAAAATCAAAAGAGGGAAAACCACCGCTGATGGCAAACTTTCTTTGTTTGTAACAAGATGCATAGGAGCATGCGCAATGTCTCCAGCTGTAATTGTAGATGACGAAGTCGTTGGTAAATCAACAAAAGAGATCGTGATCAAAAAAATCAAACACCTACTCAAAGGAGGCGAAAATATTGAAACTAGTTGA